The Lycium ferocissimum isolate CSIRO_LF1 chromosome 10, AGI_CSIRO_Lferr_CH_V1, whole genome shotgun sequence genome window below encodes:
- the LOC132035485 gene encoding LOW QUALITY PROTEIN: probable indole-3-pyruvate monooxygenase YUCCA11 (The sequence of the model RefSeq protein was modified relative to this genomic sequence to represent the inferred CDS: deleted 1 base in 1 codon): MKQETVVLIVGAGPAGIATSACLNLKNIPNVILEKDESFASLWRKRSYDRLKLHLASQFCELPYMSFPPNSPTFVSKTGFIEYLDNYVSNFNVHPLYQRTVESAFLDNVDCKWHVKAMNIEKNIVENYVASFLVVATGENSEGFVPKIEGLDDFDGRIMHSSEYGNGKSFEEKDVLVVGCGNSGMEIAYDLSNWGARTFIVVRSPVHVLTKEMIQMGMFLLKYIPCNVVDQMVTLLSRLAYGDLSVFGLTRPNKGPFYLKKATGKSPVIDVGTLNKIKQEKIKVLPSIRKIEKNYVKLTDGKRKQFDALVFATGYKSTVTKWLKDDGLLFNENGKPKKGSPCHWKGEKGIYCVGFASLGLFGISSDAKNVAEDINRILMHI; encoded by the exons atGAAGCAAGAAACAGTTGTGCTCATTGTTGGAGCTGGCCCTGCTGGCATAGCTACCTCTGCTTGTCTAAATCTCAAAAATATTCCTAATGTAATTTTAGAAAAAGATGAATCTTTTGCTTCTTTATGGAGAAAAAGGTCTTATGATAGGTTGAAACTTCACTTAGCAAGTCAATTTTGTGAACTTCCTTACATGTcatttcctccaaattcacctACTTTTGTATCCAAAACTGGTTTTATTGAATACTTAGATAATTATGTTTCCAATTTTAATGTTCATCCCTTGTATCAACGTACTGTTGAGTCTGCATTTTTGGATAATGTTGATTGTAAATGGCATGTTAAGGCGATGAACATCGAAAAAAATATTGTTGAGAATTATGTTGCTAGCTTTCTTGTTGTTGCAACTGGAGAAAATAGTGAAggttttgttccaaaaattgaaGGGTTAGATGATTTTGATGGAAGGATTATGCATTCAAGTGAGTACGGAAATGGCAAAAGTTTTGAGGAGAAAGATGTTTTAGTAGTTGGTTGTGGAAATTCTGGTATGGAAATTGCCTATGATTTGTCCAATTGGGGTGCTCGGACCTTCATTGTTGTTCGTAGCCCC GTACACGTTCTCACGAAGGAAATGATCCAAATGGGAATGTTTCTATTGAAATACATTCCTTGTAATGTAGTCGACCAAATGGTGACGTTGTTAAGTAGATTAGCATATGGTGATCTTTCCGTCTTTGGGCTAACTAGGCCTAACAAGGGTCCCTTTTATCTTAAGAAAGCTACTGGTAAATCTCctgttattgatgttggaacattgaacaaaatcaaacaagaaaaaatcaAG GTTTTACCTTCGATcaggaaaatagaaaaaaattatgttaaaCTTACTGATGGTAAGAGAAAACAGTTTGATGCGTTGGTTTTTGCTACTGGGTACAAAAGCACAGTTACAAAATGGCTCAAG GATGATGGTTTGCTATTCAATGAAAATGGGAAGCCAAAAAAGGGAAGTCCTTGTCACTGGAAAGGGGAGAAAGGTATTTATTGCGTTGGATTTGCAAGTCTT GGTTTATTTGGAATTTCATCTGATGCTAAGAATGTAGCTGAAGATATCAATAGGATTTTGATGCACATTTGA